The DNA window AGGAGAAGGAGCAGGCGGTGGAGCTCGCGGAGGAGGCGGACAAGATCCGGCTCGCGCTCGGCGAGGTCAGCGTGACGCTGGAGCTGCTCCGGGAGTCGGCAGTGGTCCGGGTGACGTTCGCGGATGGGAAGCCGCGGGAGTTCGACTTCGCGAAGGATCGGCACATCGCGCCGCCCGACGTGGAGGAGTACATCGGTCGGCGGGCGCTGGAGTTCGTGCGGGCAGCGCAGAAGGCGAATCCCTGGTGAAGGTCGTGACATCTCCTCGTCGTCGCTGGCTGCGGGCCGGCTTGCCCTCGCTCGGGTTGGTGGCGGTCCTCGCTGCTTGTTCGGCTCCGCCCGCTGCGTCTCCGCCTGCGGTCGCGCAAGCGCCCGTGGCGGGGTCCGCCGCGGTGCCGGGACCGGTGGCACTGGCCATCGGGCCGGATGCTGCGGGGGCCGCGCGGGTGAAGGCGGACGTCGTGGCGTTGACGACGCAGGAGATGGATGGCCGGGGGACGGGGACGGAAGGGGCGCGGCTCGCGGCGGAGTTCGTCGCGCGCCGGTTCGCAGAGCTCAAGCTGTCACCGCTGGGGGATGCGGGGCCCGAGGGGCAGGCGTTCCTGCAAGCGTTCGAGGCGCGGGTCGGCGCGGAGGTCGAGGCGCCGACGCTCTCGGTGGTGCGCGGCAAGCAAGCGACGCCGGTCGATGCGAAGGCGGTGACGACGGCGGACGGGAGCGAGTCGGCGACCGTCGAGGGGCCCGCGGTCTTCGTGGGGCACGGGATCTCGGCACACGCGCTCGGCTGGGACAGCTACGCGGGCGCGGAGGTGAGCGGGAAGGTGGTGGTGGTGCTCGCGGGGGCGCCGGCGATCGAGGGGGCGGGTCAGAAGGATCCGCTGCGCGATTTCGGGAGCGCTCGGTACAAGCTGCGCACGGCGCGGGAGCACAAGGCGGCGGGGGTGGTGCTCGTCGTGGAGGGGGAGGAACTGCCGAAGGCGCCGCACGATACGAGCGGGATGGGGGTGCCGGCGGTGGTGATCACGCGGTCGGCAGCGGAGAAGCTCTTCCCCACGGCGAAGCTGCGCGACAAGGGGACGTGGCAGGCAACGAAGGCGCAGCCGGCGAAGCCGCTCGCTGGGGTGCAGCTGCGGATCGCGACGAAGGTGACGCCGAAGCTGGCGAAGGCGTGGAACGTGGTGGGGCTTTTGCCTGCGCGGGAGGGGTCGCCGCACGCGGGGGAGTTCGTGGTGGTGGGGGCGCACTACGATCATCTCGGTCACGGGGGGTCGAATTCTCGGAAGCCGGGATCGACGGAGATTCATCACGGCGCGGACGACAATGCGTCGGGTACGGCGCTGATGATGGAGGTGGCGCGCCGGATGGCGGCGCTGCCGGCGCGTCCCGATCGAGGGGTGGTGTTCATCGGGTTCGGGGCGGAGGAGCTGGGGACGCTGGGGTCGCGTCACTTCGTGGAGAATCCGCCTGCGCCGGTGGGGGCGATCAAGAACGTGGTCGCGATGATCAACGCGGACATGGTCGGGCGCTTGCGTGAGGACAAGCTGCTCGTCGATGGGGTGGGGACGTCGCCGGGCTGGGGACCGGTGGTGAAGGGCGCGAGCGAGGGCTTGAAGTTCGAGCTGGCGCAGGGAGCCGAGGGGTTCGGGGCGAGCGATCACGCGCCGTTCACGGCGGCGCGGGTGCCGGTCGCGTTCCTGTTCACCGGGGTGCACGAGGACTACCACCAGCCGAGTGACACGGCCGAGAAGATCAATGCGGAGGGGATGGAGCGCATCGCGACGCTGGCAGGTCGGATGGCGCTCGCGGTGACGCAGCAAGGGGAGCGGCTTCCCTTCGTGGATGCGCCCGCCGATCCTCACCGCAAGGGCGGTCGGTCGGGTTTCCGTGTCTCGGTGGGGACCGTTCCCGACTATGCGTACCAGGGCAAAGGGCTGCGGCTGACGGGTGTGCGTCCCGACTCGCCGGGCGCCCGCGCGGGGATGCAGGCCGGCGATGTGGTGGTGAAGATCGGGTCCCACGAGATCACCAACATTCACGACTACATGTTCTCGCTCGGTGAACTCGAGCCCGGGCGAGAGGTGGTGATCGAGGTCGAGCGGGGCGGCGCGCGGGTGCCGCTCAAGGTGATCCCGGCTCCCGGCTCCCGATGAAACATCGCTTTTCTCCCTTCGCCACGGCCAGCGCCGTGGCAGGGCTCTCGCTTTTCACGTCACTGTCGGTGTTCTCGGGCTGCTCCCGGCAGGAGTCGGGCGACGGGGAACCCGTGGCGCCGGCGGCTTCGACCGCGCAGGTGGAGGCCCAGGTTCCTGCTGGGGCCAGCTCGGGTGGGACGGAGCCTGCGTCCTATGCCGGGACAGCCCGCGCGGGGGAAGGGAGCGCTGCGGAGCCTGCGGCCGCGGTGGCGAGCGCGCAGGCCATGGCTGGGCCGCCGGATGTCGATGGCGATGGGTTCCCGGGATCGTCGAAGGGGTGTCCCGCCGACATGGTGCTCGTGGAGGGGAACTACTGCCCCGAGGTGTTGCAGCGCTGTCTCCGGCACCACGAGGAGTTCGAGCGCGATCAGGCGAAGAAGAAGCGCCGCGAGGAGAAGGGGGAGCCAGCGGGGAGCTCCACGGTGAGTGAGCGCTGCCTTGAATACGAGGCGCCCTCGGTCTGTCTCTCCAAGACGAGGCGTCCGATGCGGTTCTGTGCGGATCGGTACGAGTGGCCCAACCAGAAGGGGGAGCTGCCCGCGCTGCTCATTTCGTGGACCGATGCGAAGAAGACCTGCGAGTCCGTCGGCAAGCGGCTCTGCACCGAGGAGGAGTTCAACTTCGCGTGCGAGGGGGAGGAGATGCTGCCGTACACGAACGGGTACGTGCGTGATCCTGCAAAATGCAGCATCGACAAGCCGTACCGCAAGCGTGAGCACAAACTCCGCAAGTACGATCGGTGCATGCAGGATCCGCGCTGCAAGGCGGAGCTGGAGAAGCTCGATCAGCGGCTGCCGGTCGGTTCGCTGCCGGAATGTGTGTCTCCGTTCGGTGTTTACGATCTGAACGGGAACATCAACGAGTGGGTGATGCGGCCTGGCAAGAAGTACCCGGATCGGAGTGGTCTCAAAGGCGGCTGGTGGGGCCCGGTGCGCGGTCGCTGTCGGCCGACGGTGGGGTTCCACAAGGAAGACGACTACGGGTACGAGGAGGGCTTCCGCTGTTGCAAAGAGGCGGAGCCGTAAGGTGAGCGGGCTGGCAGCGTTTTACGAGGCCGAGGAGGCCCTGGCGGGCACGCCGTCGAGGGGTCGTCGAGCGGCCATTGCAGGCAGGGGGCTCAGCCTCTGCACCGGTGGGAGAACTTCATGAAGCGAGCCATTTCTTCGCGAATCCTGGGAAGCTTGATGGTCGTCGTGGTCGGCGCGTTCACCGTGACGTCGATCGGCTGTCGCGGGCGGGATGCGGACGATCCGGCCGGCGCTCAGGTCCAGGGGAACGCGTACGGTCAGGCGGGGCAGCAGCCGTACGGGCAGCAGCCGTACGGGCAGCAGCAGCCGTACGGGCAGCAGCAGCCGTACGGGCAGCAGCAACCGTATGGGCAGCAGCAACCGTATGGGCAGCAGCAGCCGTACGGGCAGCAGCCTTACGGCCAACCGGCGCCCACGGCGACTGCGCCGGCCGCGGCTCCGGCCAATCCGCTGGCGTTGCCTTGTCAGAGCGACGTCACCTGCGGCACGCACAAGTGCAACCTGCAGACGGGCCGTTGCTCCTTCCCCTGCGCGGCCAGCACCGACTGCAACGCAGGCTTCGGCTGTGCGGCGGGCGTCTGCATTCCCGGCGTGCAGTGAGCCCTGGGCGCCCCCGGCGTCCCGTGGTCGGGGGGAATCACCCCCGACCGGGGATCGGGGTGTGCTCGATGCGTTCGTCCAGGTGATCGAGGAGATCCTGGATGGGCGCGAGGTGCTCCGAGGTGACCTCGATGAAGCCCTCGGCCCCGAGCAGCGCCGTCGCGGCGACGCGTAGTTCGTCCGATGGATGGAGGAGCGCCGTCTGGACGGCGCGGATCTTCTCGACGGGGGTGCGCACCGTGGCGGCGATCATGTCGCTGGGGATGGGGCCCGCGGTGGCGAGCATGCGCACGGGGACGTCACCCCAGCCTGCGCGTCGAGGGCGGCTGCGACGGGGGTCGAGGTGGACGAAGGAGGCGCCGACGTCGGCTGCGCCTTCGAGGACGGCTTTGCCCACGGCGGCGTGCGAGCCGTAGAAGGTCTCGCTCGCGAACAGGCGGTTCAGGTCGATGCCGCGCTGGCGCAGTGAGGCGCGGATGACGAGGTAGCCAGCGGCGCTGCTCTGATCGACCCAGGCGGCGTGGGCGCCGCGGAGCTGCGCGAGGTCGCGGATGCGCGAGCTGGGATGGGTGAACAGTGCGGTGGCGTAGAACGCCGTCCCTCCGCGCATGGGCAGCGCGATGGGGATCGCGCGGCCTCGTGCGGTGGCCCGGAGGGCGATGATCGGTGGCAACCACGCGATGTCCACGTCGCCGGCGTAGAGCGCGTCGATGAGGTCTCCGTAGTCGGCCAGGTCGTGCATGACGACCGGGTAGCCAGCGGTCTTGCCGAGGGCGGCGCAGAACCGGTCGAGTGCCGGTCCTGGCTGTGGTGTCCAGCGAGCGCCAGGTGGTTGTCGTTCCGTGGTGGAGAGGACGACGCTGGAGGGGCCTGCAGCGTCTTCGGGGGCTGGGGCGACTCCGAGCCGGATATCCAGCCGTACCGTGGTTCTGTTCATGGGTCCGGCTCCGGTCGCCGGCGGTGCAAGATTGCGCGCGACCCCGCTCCGGTCAAGCCGTCACGGGGGAGCGCTGATCGTCGAGTTTCGTCGTTCGTGGAACTGATCGTGCGGGTCGGGGAGGCTCGGTCGGGGAGGCTCAGGCGGTGACGCCCGGCTGGATGCCGTTGAGCGCCATCAGCCGCGAGCGCTCGGCGTCTTTGTTGAGGCCCTGGTAGCGAGCGTCGAGCTTGGTGACGTCGAGCTTCAGGATGCGGCCGTAGAGGTGGAAGGCGATGGCGAGCACGCCAGGGTAACACTCCGCCTTCACCCGCTCCTCGTAGTACGGGTACGCCGCTTCGTGGAAGCTGCGCAGG is part of the Chondromyces crocatus genome and encodes:
- a CDS encoding M20/M25/M40 family metallo-hydrolase, whose translation is MKVVTSPRRRWLRAGLPSLGLVAVLAACSAPPAASPPAVAQAPVAGSAAVPGPVALAIGPDAAGAARVKADVVALTTQEMDGRGTGTEGARLAAEFVARRFAELKLSPLGDAGPEGQAFLQAFEARVGAEVEAPTLSVVRGKQATPVDAKAVTTADGSESATVEGPAVFVGHGISAHALGWDSYAGAEVSGKVVVVLAGAPAIEGAGQKDPLRDFGSARYKLRTAREHKAAGVVLVVEGEELPKAPHDTSGMGVPAVVITRSAAEKLFPTAKLRDKGTWQATKAQPAKPLAGVQLRIATKVTPKLAKAWNVVGLLPAREGSPHAGEFVVVGAHYDHLGHGGSNSRKPGSTEIHHGADDNASGTALMMEVARRMAALPARPDRGVVFIGFGAEELGTLGSRHFVENPPAPVGAIKNVVAMINADMVGRLREDKLLVDGVGTSPGWGPVVKGASEGLKFELAQGAEGFGASDHAPFTAARVPVAFLFTGVHEDYHQPSDTAEKINAEGMERIATLAGRMALAVTQQGERLPFVDAPADPHRKGGRSGFRVSVGTVPDYAYQGKGLRLTGVRPDSPGARAGMQAGDVVVKIGSHEITNIHDYMFSLGELEPGREVVIEVERGGARVPLKVIPAPGSR
- a CDS encoding phosphate/phosphite/phosphonate ABC transporter substrate-binding protein — encoded protein: MNRTTVRLDIRLGVAPAPEDAAGPSSVVLSTTERQPPGARWTPQPGPALDRFCAALGKTAGYPVVMHDLADYGDLIDALYAGDVDIAWLPPIIALRATARGRAIPIALPMRGGTAFYATALFTHPSSRIRDLAQLRGAHAAWVDQSSAAGYLVIRASLRQRGIDLNRLFASETFYGSHAAVGKAVLEGAADVGASFVHLDPRRSRPRRAGWGDVPVRMLATAGPIPSDMIAATVRTPVEKIRAVQTALLHPSDELRVAATALLGAEGFIEVTSEHLAPIQDLLDHLDERIEHTPIPGRG
- a CDS encoding SUMF1/EgtB/PvdO family nonheme iron enzyme, whose translation is MKHRFSPFATASAVAGLSLFTSLSVFSGCSRQESGDGEPVAPAASTAQVEAQVPAGASSGGTEPASYAGTARAGEGSAAEPAAAVASAQAMAGPPDVDGDGFPGSSKGCPADMVLVEGNYCPEVLQRCLRHHEEFERDQAKKKRREEKGEPAGSSTVSERCLEYEAPSVCLSKTRRPMRFCADRYEWPNQKGELPALLISWTDAKKTCESVGKRLCTEEEFNFACEGEEMLPYTNGYVRDPAKCSIDKPYRKREHKLRKYDRCMQDPRCKAELEKLDQRLPVGSLPECVSPFGVYDLNGNINEWVMRPGKKYPDRSGLKGGWWGPVRGRCRPTVGFHKEDDYGYEEGFRCCKEAEP